Proteins found in one Microcella daejeonensis genomic segment:
- a CDS encoding efflux RND transporter permease subunit produces the protein MHLLSVFSLRNRALIALVTIVVGIFGGLALTSLKQELIPSVSFPQVIVLTQYGGAAPEVVEGDVSTPIETALQAVPDLDATNATSSTGFSIVSASFEFGTDLARAEQRVQLAVNRLDLPEAADVQVLTGSIDDLPVIQIGVTSRLDQGELAEALENQAVPELTELDGVREASVSGAVGDRVTITADRALLAERGLTTADITDTLDANGVLLPAGTITEGEQSLAVLTGVQITTPEELAALPIVGAQGGDPLTTIGDLAAVAIVSDPVDSLSRVNGEPALTLAVTKTPDGNTVEVSRLVQEALPRIAAAIGSGTTFDIVFDQAPFIESSIEALATEGTLGLVFAVIVILVFLLSVRSTLVTAISIPTSVLLTFIGMQVSGYTLNILTLGAITIAIGRVVDDSIVVVENIKRHLALGEEKLQAITVGVKEVAAAITASTVTTIAVFLPLALVGDITGELFRPFALTTAIALGASLFVSLTIVPVLSYWFLRPPKAGSHSAMTFEEESANPGRLQRAYLPVIRWTLRKPVATLLLALLVLGGTGALATGLQTNFIGNSGQNTLTVTQSLDNGASLDALDEAASQVEEALDEVDGLETVQVSIGSGGGSLLSLFGGGGDVTFSITTDEDADQERIQADVRDAIEPLEGVGEISVSSADSGFASSSIDVDITAASQADLNEASDRVLEAVRALDITAEATSNLSDTQPYLAVEVDRERAAELGLSEIAVGGIVSEAMFPASVGEVVIDERTLAIYLPNTDAPTTVEELRAFSIPTAQGPLPLSDLATVEEVDGPANITTIRGVRSATVSITPSTADVGTASTVIQEAVDEVELPDSATATLGGVTAQQGDAFSQLGLALLAAILIVYVVMVATFKSLRQPLLLLVSIPFAATGAIALQLIAGIPLGVPSLIGVLMLIGIVVTNAIVLVDLVNQFREKGLKVGPALLEGSSRRLRPILMTAAATIFALTPLGLGITGSGGFISQPLAIVVIGGLISSTLLTLVVLPALYYLVEGAKERREDRRAAAESAPDPESERATA, from the coding sequence GTGCATCTCCTCTCGGTCTTCAGCCTCCGCAACCGGGCGCTCATCGCGCTCGTCACGATCGTGGTCGGCATCTTCGGCGGCCTCGCCCTGACGAGCCTCAAGCAGGAGCTCATCCCCTCGGTGAGCTTCCCGCAGGTGATCGTGCTCACGCAGTACGGCGGCGCGGCGCCCGAGGTGGTCGAGGGCGACGTCTCCACCCCGATCGAGACGGCGCTGCAGGCCGTGCCCGATCTCGACGCCACGAACGCCACCTCGAGCACGGGCTTCTCAATCGTCTCGGCGAGCTTCGAGTTCGGCACCGACCTTGCCCGCGCCGAGCAGCGCGTTCAGCTGGCGGTCAACCGCCTCGACCTGCCCGAGGCGGCCGACGTGCAGGTGCTCACCGGCTCGATCGACGACCTGCCGGTCATCCAGATCGGCGTGACGAGCCGCCTCGATCAGGGCGAGCTCGCCGAAGCCCTCGAGAACCAGGCCGTGCCCGAGCTCACCGAGCTCGACGGCGTGCGCGAGGCGAGCGTCTCGGGCGCCGTGGGCGATCGCGTCACCATCACCGCCGACCGCGCGCTGCTCGCGGAGCGCGGCCTCACCACGGCCGACATCACCGACACCCTCGATGCGAACGGCGTGCTGCTGCCCGCCGGCACCATCACCGAGGGCGAGCAGTCGCTCGCCGTGCTCACGGGCGTGCAGATCACGACGCCCGAGGAGCTCGCGGCCCTGCCGATCGTCGGTGCGCAGGGCGGCGACCCGCTGACCACGATCGGCGATCTCGCCGCCGTGGCCATCGTGAGCGACCCGGTCGACAGTCTCTCTCGCGTCAACGGGGAGCCCGCTCTGACGCTCGCCGTCACCAAGACCCCCGACGGCAACACGGTCGAGGTGTCGCGCCTCGTGCAGGAGGCCCTGCCCCGGATCGCGGCCGCCATCGGGTCGGGAACGACCTTCGACATCGTCTTCGACCAGGCGCCCTTCATCGAGAGCTCCATCGAGGCCCTCGCGACCGAGGGCACGCTCGGCCTCGTCTTCGCCGTCATCGTCATCCTGGTGTTCCTGCTGTCGGTGCGCTCCACGCTCGTCACCGCCATCTCCATCCCGACCTCGGTGCTGCTCACCTTCATCGGCATGCAGGTCTCGGGCTACACCCTCAACATCCTCACGCTCGGTGCCATCACGATCGCGATCGGCCGCGTCGTCGACGACTCGATCGTCGTCGTGGAGAACATCAAGCGGCACCTCGCCCTCGGCGAGGAGAAGCTGCAGGCCATCACCGTCGGCGTGAAGGAGGTCGCTGCGGCGATCACCGCCTCGACCGTCACGACCATCGCCGTGTTCCTGCCGCTCGCGCTCGTCGGCGACATCACGGGCGAGCTGTTCCGGCCCTTCGCCCTGACGACGGCGATCGCGCTCGGCGCCTCGCTCTTCGTCTCGCTCACGATCGTGCCGGTGCTGTCGTACTGGTTCCTGCGGCCGCCCAAGGCCGGCAGCCACTCCGCCATGACCTTCGAGGAGGAGTCGGCGAACCCCGGCCGCCTGCAGCGCGCCTACCTGCCCGTCATCCGCTGGACGCTGCGCAAGCCCGTCGCGACCCTGCTGCTCGCCCTGCTCGTGCTCGGCGGCACCGGGGCGCTCGCCACCGGCCTGCAGACCAACTTCATCGGCAACTCCGGCCAGAACACCCTCACCGTCACCCAGTCGCTCGACAACGGCGCGAGCCTCGACGCGCTCGATGAGGCGGCCTCGCAGGTCGAGGAGGCGCTCGACGAGGTCGACGGCCTCGAGACCGTGCAGGTGTCGATCGGCTCGGGCGGCGGATCGCTGCTCTCGCTCTTCGGCGGCGGCGGTGACGTCACGTTCTCGATCACGACCGATGAGGACGCCGATCAGGAGCGGATCCAGGCCGACGTGCGCGACGCGATCGAGCCGCTCGAGGGCGTCGGCGAGATCTCGGTGTCGAGCGCCGACAGCGGCTTCGCCTCCTCCTCCATCGACGTCGACATCACCGCGGCGAGCCAGGCCGACCTGAACGAGGCGAGCGACCGCGTGCTCGAGGCGGTGCGCGCCCTCGACATCACGGCCGAGGCCACGAGCAACCTCTCCGACACCCAGCCCTACCTCGCCGTCGAGGTCGATCGCGAGCGGGCCGCCGAGCTCGGCCTCAGCGAGATCGCCGTCGGCGGCATCGTCTCCGAGGCGATGTTCCCCGCGAGCGTGGGCGAGGTCGTCATCGACGAGCGCACCCTCGCCATCTACCTGCCGAACACGGATGCGCCGACGACGGTCGAGGAGCTGCGCGCGTTCAGCATCCCCACCGCGCAGGGGCCCCTGCCGCTCAGCGACCTCGCGACCGTCGAGGAGGTCGACGGCCCGGCCAACATCACGACCATCCGCGGCGTGCGCAGCGCGACGGTCTCGATCACCCCCTCGACGGCCGACGTGGGAACCGCGTCCACCGTCATCCAGGAGGCGGTCGACGAGGTCGAGCTGCCCGACAGCGCGACCGCGACCCTCGGCGGCGTCACCGCGCAGCAGGGCGACGCGTTCAGCCAGCTCGGCCTCGCGCTCCTCGCGGCGATCCTCATCGTCTACGTCGTCATGGTGGCGACGTTCAAGAGCCTGCGTCAGCCGCTGCTGCTGCTCGTCTCCATCCCCTTCGCCGCGACGGGGGCGATCGCGCTGCAGCTCATCGCGGGCATCCCCCTCGGCGTGCCCTCGCTCATCGGCGTGCTCATGCTCATCGGCATCGTCGTGACCAACGCGATCGTTCTCGTCGATCTGGTGAACCAGTTCCGCGAGAAGGGGCTCAAGGTCGGCCCCGCGCTGCTCGAGGGCTCCTCGCGACGACTGCGCCCCATCCTCATGACGGCGGCGGCGACGATCTTCGCGCTCACCCCGTTGGGCCTCGGCATCACTGGGAGCGGCGGGTTCATCTCGCAGCCGCTCGCGATCGTCGTCATAGGCGGGCTCATCTCCTCCACCCTGCTGACGCTCGTCGTGCTGCCGGCCCTGTACTACCTGGTCGAGGGAGCGAAGGAGCGGCGCGAGGACCGCCGGGCCGCGGCCGAGTCGGCACCGGATCCGGAGAGCGAGCGCGCGACGGCCTAG
- the yczE gene encoding membrane protein YczE — translation MSSPEPRAPRYLVRRWGQLLLGLLLYGIAISLMIRADIGLDPWTVFAQGVARQSGWSIGIVTIVVGAIVLLLWIPLKQRPGIGTVLNVLLVGLALDLGLAFVRTPEELWARILLFAGGLALLALATGLYLGARFGPGPRDGLMTGAHARFGWAIWKVRTGVEVTVLAIGWMLGGTVGVGTVAFALLIGPMVHWTVPRLRVPAAGDPPRPARRRSARAQAAPA, via the coding sequence ATGTCCTCCCCCGAGCCCCGTGCGCCGCGGTACCTCGTGCGCCGCTGGGGCCAGCTCCTGCTCGGCCTGCTGCTCTACGGCATCGCGATCTCGCTCATGATCCGCGCCGACATCGGGCTCGACCCGTGGACGGTCTTCGCGCAGGGCGTCGCCCGGCAGTCGGGCTGGAGCATCGGCATCGTGACGATCGTGGTCGGCGCGATCGTGCTGCTGCTGTGGATCCCGCTGAAGCAGCGGCCGGGCATCGGCACCGTGCTCAACGTGCTGCTCGTGGGGCTCGCCCTCGACCTCGGTCTGGCGTTCGTGCGCACGCCCGAGGAGCTGTGGGCGCGCATCCTGCTGTTCGCCGGCGGCCTCGCCCTGCTCGCCCTCGCGACCGGCCTCTACCTCGGTGCGCGTTTTGGCCCGGGCCCGCGCGACGGTCTCATGACGGGCGCGCACGCCCGCTTCGGCTGGGCCATCTGGAAGGTGCGCACCGGCGTCGAGGTGACCGTGCTGGCCATCGGGTGGATGCTCGGCGGCACGGTCGGCGTCGGCACCGTGGCCTTCGCGCTGCTCATCGGGCCGATGGTGCACTGGACGGTGCCGCGCCTGCGGGTGCCGGCCGCCGGAGACCCGCCGCGCCCCGCGCGACGGCGGTCGGCCCGCGCGCAGGCCGCTCCGGCGTAG
- a CDS encoding alpha/beta hydrolase gives MTRTAPSRRSVACAALAATAVVALGIGMLTACSPSADDRRDQTIAAASSESATFTLSAPADVLVSEDVPTAIVAGAGMPVDVCRAEGATELRPAVLAVHGGSWARGDKAHPHWRTICSWLAGEGFVGVSVNYRLAPEHPFPAGADDVAAAVAWAQSPAAEAYGIDPDRTALLGGSAGGNLSALVALEAAAGEGRTGAEPVDAVVTLSSPLDLTVGAVTSPTFEQSMLDYLDCAARDCERASAASPQTLAAEGAPPFLVVHGMREQLIPVQQATAFIGALAGAGAPPERELIDSEAHSIGLLDDRLAARVADWLRGMLVPAPAVEALDEAPLAVESPDGGDVVEAPVG, from the coding sequence GTGACCCGCACCGCCCCCTCCCGCCGCTCCGTCGCCTGCGCCGCCCTCGCCGCGACGGCCGTGGTCGCGCTCGGCATCGGGATGCTCACCGCCTGCTCCCCGTCGGCCGACGATCGACGCGACCAGACCATCGCCGCGGCCTCCTCCGAGAGCGCCACCTTCACCCTCTCGGCTCCTGCCGACGTGCTCGTGTCGGAGGACGTGCCCACCGCGATCGTGGCCGGCGCCGGCATGCCCGTCGACGTCTGCCGTGCTGAGGGCGCGACCGAGCTGCGCCCCGCCGTGCTCGCCGTGCACGGCGGCAGCTGGGCGCGCGGCGACAAGGCGCACCCGCACTGGCGCACGATCTGCTCCTGGCTCGCCGGCGAGGGCTTCGTGGGGGTGTCGGTCAACTACCGGCTCGCGCCCGAGCATCCCTTCCCGGCCGGAGCCGACGACGTCGCCGCTGCCGTCGCCTGGGCGCAGAGCCCGGCGGCCGAGGCGTACGGCATCGATCCCGACCGCACCGCCCTGCTGGGCGGCAGCGCCGGCGGCAACCTCTCCGCCCTCGTGGCCCTCGAGGCCGCGGCCGGAGAGGGGCGCACCGGCGCCGAGCCGGTCGACGCGGTCGTCACCCTCTCGTCGCCGCTCGATCTGACCGTCGGCGCGGTCACGAGCCCGACCTTCGAGCAGTCGATGCTCGACTACCTCGACTGCGCGGCGCGCGACTGCGAGCGCGCCTCCGCCGCCTCCCCGCAGACGCTCGCGGCAGAGGGCGCCCCGCCGTTCCTCGTCGTGCACGGCATGCGCGAGCAGCTCATCCCCGTGCAGCAGGCGACGGCGTTCATCGGCGCCCTCGCCGGCGCGGGCGCTCCCCCCGAGCGCGAGCTCATCGACTCGGAGGCCCACTCGATCGGGCTACTCGACGACCGCCTCGCCGCGCGCGTCGCCGACTGGCTGCGCGGGATGCTCGTGCCGGCGCCCGCCGTCGAAGCGCTCGACGAGGCACCCCTCGCGGTCGAGTCGCCCGACGGCGGCGACGTCGTCGAGGCCCCCGTCGGCTGA
- a CDS encoding MerR family transcriptional regulator, translating to MEWSIQQIARLTGTTSRALRHYDDIALLPPSRIGANGYRYYDERALTRLQRILLLRELGLGLPAIAEVLAGQTDDAAALRVHAAVLREERDRLERRIRSVETTLATMERKEPLMAETMFDGFDHTQYEEEVVERWGAEAHAASDRWYRSLDEQGRAALAAEQQVLQEGFAAALARGDAPEAAPVQELAARQYAMVRTGWGGTAPSREAFTGLGEMYVADERFARHYGGVEGAAFVRDAMRVWAEANLAD from the coding sequence ATGGAGTGGAGCATCCAGCAGATCGCCCGCCTCACGGGCACGACCTCGCGCGCCCTGCGCCACTACGACGACATCGCCCTGCTGCCGCCCAGCCGCATCGGCGCGAACGGGTACCGCTACTACGACGAGCGCGCGCTCACACGACTGCAGCGCATCCTGCTGCTGCGCGAGCTCGGGCTCGGGCTGCCCGCGATCGCCGAGGTGCTCGCCGGCCAGACCGACGACGCCGCCGCGCTGCGCGTGCACGCGGCGGTGCTGCGCGAGGAGCGCGATCGGCTGGAGCGACGGATCAGGAGCGTCGAGACGACGCTCGCGACGATGGAGAGGAAGGAGCCGCTCATGGCGGAGACGATGTTCGACGGATTCGATCACACGCAGTACGAGGAGGAGGTGGTCGAGCGCTGGGGCGCCGAGGCCCACGCCGCGAGCGACCGCTGGTACCGCTCGCTCGACGAGCAGGGCCGGGCGGCGCTGGCCGCCGAGCAGCAGGTGCTGCAGGAGGGCTTCGCGGCGGCGCTCGCGCGGGGCGACGCCCCCGAGGCGGCGCCGGTGCAGGAGCTCGCCGCGCGGCAGTACGCGATGGTGCGCACCGGCTGGGGCGGCACCGCTCCGAGCCGCGAGGCCTTCACCGGGCTCGGCGAGATGTACGTCGCCGACGAGCGGTTCGCGCGGCACTACGGCGGCGTCGAGGGCGCGGCCTTCGTGCGCGATGCGATGCGGGTGTGGGCCGAGGCGAACCTGGCCGACTGA
- the yczR gene encoding MocR-like transcription factor YczR, protein MSALTSRGLAMLLGEWRADATAAVPRPLYEVLADRIRLLVLDGRIALGVRLPAERALAAHEGLSRTTVAGAYARLRDLGYLRSVRGSGSVVQLPPGDAPPMIGAPGTGLIDFSSASLPAVPLIAEAAREAAELLPRYLEAPGFDLLGLPELRAAIAERCTRAGVPTGPDEIMITLGAQHALALVARTLIARGDRVLIESPTYPHAIEALRGAGGRLVTVPVTTDEGWDDEALARVFARSSPALAYLMPDFHNPTTRVMLDEQRARVAALAEAHGTVLVVDETMADLGFEGSTATPMAAFGPGVVTLGSVGKSIWGGIRLGWIRADRALITRLAVARSAGDLGSPTLEQLVLLRLLDRYDRVLDARRAQLVAGHALMARELARRFPSWSVPEVGGGLTFWVGIGAPVASRLALAARAEGVLIGAGPRFGIDGAFERFVRIPFCRPEEESLRALDALQRAWTGLGEQPAPPAAGGELLETVV, encoded by the coding sequence ATGAGCGCCCTCACCTCCCGCGGATTGGCCATGCTTCTCGGCGAGTGGCGCGCCGATGCGACCGCCGCCGTACCGCGGCCGCTGTACGAGGTGCTCGCCGATCGCATCCGGCTGCTCGTGCTCGACGGCCGCATCGCGCTGGGCGTGCGGCTGCCCGCCGAGCGGGCGCTCGCCGCCCATGAGGGCCTCAGCCGCACGACCGTCGCCGGCGCCTACGCCCGCCTGCGCGATCTCGGCTACCTGCGCAGCGTGCGCGGCTCGGGCTCGGTCGTGCAGCTGCCGCCGGGCGACGCGCCGCCCATGATCGGGGCGCCGGGCACCGGCCTCATCGATTTCTCGTCCGCGAGCCTGCCCGCCGTGCCGCTCATCGCCGAGGCCGCCCGTGAGGCGGCCGAACTGCTGCCCCGCTACCTCGAGGCTCCCGGGTTCGACCTGCTCGGCCTGCCCGAGCTGCGCGCCGCGATCGCCGAGCGCTGCACGCGCGCGGGCGTGCCGACCGGGCCCGACGAGATCATGATCACCCTCGGCGCGCAGCACGCGCTCGCGCTCGTCGCCCGCACCCTCATCGCCCGCGGCGACCGCGTGCTCATCGAATCGCCCACCTATCCGCACGCCATCGAGGCGCTGCGCGGCGCCGGCGGACGTCTCGTGACCGTTCCCGTCACGACCGACGAGGGCTGGGACGACGAGGCGCTCGCCCGCGTCTTCGCCCGCAGCTCGCCCGCGCTCGCCTACCTCATGCCCGACTTCCACAACCCGACGACGCGGGTCATGCTCGATGAGCAGCGCGCCCGCGTCGCGGCGCTCGCCGAGGCGCACGGCACCGTGCTCGTCGTCGACGAGACCATGGCCGACCTCGGCTTCGAGGGCTCGACCGCCACGCCCATGGCGGCGTTCGGGCCGGGCGTCGTCACCCTCGGCTCGGTCGGCAAGAGCATATGGGGCGGCATCCGCCTCGGCTGGATCCGCGCCGACCGCGCCCTCATCACCCGCCTCGCCGTCGCGCGCTCCGCCGGCGACCTCGGCTCCCCGACGCTCGAGCAGCTCGTGCTGCTGCGCCTGCTCGACCGCTACGACCGGGTGCTGGATGCCCGGCGCGCGCAGCTCGTCGCCGGCCACGCCCTCATGGCCCGCGAGCTCGCCCGCCGGTTCCCGAGCTGGAGCGTGCCCGAGGTCGGCGGGGGCCTCACGTTCTGGGTCGGGATCGGCGCCCCTGTCGCGAGCCGCCTCGCGCTCGCCGCCCGCGCCGAGGGCGTGCTCATCGGGGCCGGGCCGCGCTTCGGAATCGACGGCGCCTTCGAGCGGTTCGTGCGCATCCCGTTCTGCCGGCCGGAGGAGGAGTCCCTCCGGGCGCTCGATGCGCTGCAGCGCGCCTGGACGGGGCTCGGCGAGCAGCCCGCGCCGCCGGCCGCGGGCGGGGAGCTGCTCGAGACGGTGGTCTGA